One Brassica oleracea var. oleracea cultivar TO1000 chromosome C7, BOL, whole genome shotgun sequence genomic window carries:
- the LOC106305462 gene encoding pyrophosphate--fructose 6-phosphate 1-phosphotransferase subunit beta 1-like isoform X3, whose translation MKCKYVELNAEYIQPYRNQGGFDMICSGRDKIETPEQFKQAEETAKKLDLDGLVVIDGDDSNTNACLLAENFRNR comes from the exons ATGAAATGCAAATATGTCGAGTTGAATGCTGAATACATTCAGCCTTACAGGAACCAG GGTGGCTTTGACATGATCTGCAGTGGAAGAGACAAGATTGAAACGCCTGAGCAG TTTAAACAAGCTGAGGAAACAGCAAAGAAGCTAGATTTGGATGGATTGGTGGTTATCGATGGAGATGACTCCAACACCAATGCTTGCCTCCTTGCTGAAAACTTCAG
- the LOC106305462 gene encoding pyrophosphate--fructose 6-phosphate 1-phosphotransferase subunit beta 1-like isoform X2 — translation MKCKYVELNAEYIQPYRNQGGFDMICSGRDKIETPEQFKQAEETAKKLDLDGLVVIDGDDSNTNACLLAENFSSCS, via the exons ATGAAATGCAAATATGTCGAGTTGAATGCTGAATACATTCAGCCTTACAGGAACCAG GGTGGCTTTGACATGATCTGCAGTGGAAGAGACAAGATTGAAACGCCTGAGCAG TTTAAACAAGCTGAGGAAACAGCAAAGAAGCTAGATTTGGATGGATTGGTGGTTATCGATGGAGATGACTCCAACACCAATGCTTGCCTCCTTGCTGAAAACTTCAG